The region AGAGTTTGCGTGGACGCGCTTGTCATTGACTTTCCTTTAGTGTCTCTAAATTCAGCACTGACCAGTGCCTAACAGTTATGCGTGATCCCAGACTGTAATCCCGGGTTTTGGATGTAGAATGCATCATTTCTGTTGAACCAGTGTTTGCCATTGAAAATAATACTGCTTctaacaatttgtatttaaaatcttcCACCGCAGcgcaataaatgaataaatcagcTGGCAGTTCAACGAGAGGGCAGGTTGTTTGAGATGGAATCGTTTTGAAAGCACAGTTCTGACTGCAGCGTCTGCCGTTTCTGTTGCAGACCCTTCTCATTGGCCTTTCGgtgtaattattgtaattgaTCAGAATGGTGTTCCAGCATACCCTGCTGGCTGTGTTCCTCTGTACGCTGTCTCTCCTAGATGTGGAGGATGTGTCACTGGCCCGCGTGAACTGCGGCGACTGGACGGAGGTGTGCACCAATCAGAACGCCAGCCAGATTCCCACGGTGACGCTCTTCAGCCCCGGCGAGCGGCCGCGACGCTACAACGGCATGCTGGGAACAGAGAGTCTGCACAGCTTCATCAGACTGTGAGtgcgcctgcctgtgtgtgtgtctcactctctctcactcattGAGATTCATCTTCTTCTTTTACAAGACTTTCCTGGGTAAAAGGACAATGGAAAACTTCATTCGTTTTGATGAGTCAGGAATGCAAAGCGGGAGACTGTGGGTTTGTTTCTATCAAGTgctgtttcatattaattaacatCATGGCCAGGACCTTTATAAAGGTGTGCCGCTGTGTTTTTATGCATGGTTTTGTTGCGGTTTTCCC is a window of Polyodon spathula isolate WHYD16114869_AA chromosome 12, ASM1765450v1, whole genome shotgun sequence DNA encoding:
- the LOC121323772 gene encoding thioredoxin domain-containing protein 16-like, which translates into the protein MVFQHTLLAVFLCTLSLLDVEDVSLARVNCGDWTEVCTNQNASQIPTVTLFSPGERPRRYNGMLGTESLHSFIRLGAVG